The nucleotide window AGTTCACCGTGATGGGCATTCCGTGTCTGGGGCTCAACGGCGGGCCGATGTTCAAACACTCCGAGGCGTTTTCGTTCCAGGTGGCGACGGATGACCAGGCCGAGACAGACCGTTTGTGGAACGCCATCGTGGGCAATGGTGGGCAGGAAAGTGCTTGCGGCTGGTGCAAGGACCGCTGGGGCCTGTCGTGGCAGATTACGCCGCGCGCACTCATGGCCGCCATATCCGATCCCAACCCTGCCGCGGCCAAGCGCGCCTTTGACGCCATGATGCAGATGGGGAAAATCGACATCGCGACAATCGAAGCCGCACGGCGCGGTTGAGATGACTCCATTCTCCAACCCCGAAGTCCAGGCCAGGTTCAACGCGTACCCACCGGGACCGCGCAAACGGCTGCTCGCGCTGCGTGAACTTGTCTTCCGTGTTGCCGCTGCCACACCCGGGGTGGGGGAGATTGCAGAGTCGCTGAAATGGGGTGAGCCGAGCTACACCACCAGCAACAAGGCCGGCAGTCCCTTCCGCATGGACTGGAAGGAAAAATCACCCGACCAGGTCGCGATGTACTTCAACTGCCAGACTGATTTGGTGGAAATCTTCAGAACCCTGTTCCCCCAGGACTTCAGGTTCGAAGGGAACCGGGCGCTGGTCCTTGCGCTGTCCAGCAAGGCGCCTGAAGAGGAACTGGCTTTCTGTATCGCTGCCGCACTCATCTACCGCCTCAAGAAGCGGGAAGGCAAACGTGCGGGAATTTATAGAGAAATTGGGCTCTAGCCCTCGTGGATAGAGCGTGAGCAGCTATTGAAAATATAGCGATTGCGCAACGTCTATTCTGGCTTTTTCCTGGTGTTGCAATAGCCGGTGTCCGCGTAGCCCGGCGCCACCGCGCTCCGCCGGGCTTGGCATTCCTCCGTATTGACAAGCCCACCCTTTCGGCAATTAATGGTGCAAGAACCTGTTCACTTGACTGTCACGCAAGCGAATGGGGGCTTGTCGAAACCACACGTAATTCAAGGGGGAAGTACATGAATTTCAAGAATTTGACGGTTGCTCGCCGGCTGGCCTACGCCTTTGGCGTTGTCCTGGCCATCAGCGTGATTGCGGCCGCGCTGTCCATATCCAAGCTGTCTGACATACAAGACAACCTCAAGGATGTTGTCTTTGACAACAACGTCAAGATCAAATTGAACACGGAGATGTCCGATGCTGTTCACGTGGTTGCGCGGGTGATGCGCAGTGTGGTGTTGTTGAGCGACAAAGCTGAGATGGAGCGCGAGATTGCAAAAATAACCAAGGCCCGTGCTGACTACGACCGCGCATGGGCGGAGTTGGAAAAATTCCCGGCAAGCGAGACGGGGCGGCAGAACCGGCAGAAAATTTCCAGCGCCCGCGATGCAGCGCGCCCGGTGAACAACAAAGTGCTAGAGCTGGGCATGGCCGACAAGGACGACGAGGCCAAAGTGATTCTGTTCAAAGAGGCCATTCCCGCAACGCAGAAGTGGCAGGAGGCCTTGGCCGAGAACATCGCGTTCCAGCAGGCCAAAAGCGAAAAACAATATACCGAGGCGGAAGCCGACTACCAACAGGCGCGCACGCTGCTGATTGCCGCCAACGCCCTGAGTTTTGCGCTGGCCATTGTGCTGGGTTGGCTGGTCACCCGTTCCATCACGTCGCAGCTGGGCGGCGAGCCTGCTGCGGCCGCTGAGGTGGCCAAGGCGGTGGCCAATGGCGACTTGCGCATGCAAATCGTGGTGCGCCCCAACGACAGCACCAGCATGATGCTGCATCTGCAGAAGATGCAGGAGAGCCTGGCCCTGGTGGTGCGCAAAGTGCGTTTGGGCTCCGAAGGCGTTTCCGCTGCCAGTGCCGAGATTGCGCAAGGCAATAACGACCTCAGCAGCCGCACCGAGCAGCAGGCCAGTGCCTTGGAGGAAACCGCGGCGTCGATGGAGGAGCTCAGTGCGACGGTGCAGCAAAACGCCGACAGCGCCCGCCAGGCGAACCAACTGGCGATCAATGCGTCTGCGGTGGCCGTCAAAGGCGGCTCGGTAGTGGGCCAGGTGGTGGAGACCATGCGCGGTATCAACGACTCGTCCAAAAAAATCTCCGACATCATCAGCGTGATTGATGGCATCGCTTTTCAAACCAACATCCTGGCCCTGAATGCCGCCGTGGAAGCCGCCCGTGCGGGTGAGCAGGGCCGCGGTTTTGCAGTGGTCGCCTCCGAGGTGCGCTCGCTGGCGGGGCGCTCGGCCGAGGCCGCGAAAGAGATCAAGGCCTTGATCAGCGCCAGCGTGGAGCGGGTGGAGTTTGGGAGCAATCTGGTCGACCAAGCCGGCGTCACCATGACCGAGGTGGTGGACGCCATCCAGCGCGTCACGGATTTGATGGGCGAAATCAGCGCGGCCAACAACGAACAAAGTTCGGGTGTTTCGCAGATTGGCGAAGCCGTGGTGCAAATGGACCAGGTGACCCAGCAAAATGCGGCCTTGGTGGAGCAAATGGCTGCAGCGGCCAGCAGCCTCAAGGCCCAAGCGCAAGATTTGGTGCGTACCGTGGGTATCTTCAAACTGGGCGAAGAGGGCGCGACACTTCTGCCTGCGCAGGCGGCCCGGCTGGCCCCGATGCAGATGGCGCGCTTGGCGTAAGCGGCAAGCGCC belongs to Rhodoferax saidenbachensis and includes:
- a CDS encoding methyl-accepting chemotaxis protein, whose translation is MNFKNLTVARRLAYAFGVVLAISVIAAALSISKLSDIQDNLKDVVFDNNVKIKLNTEMSDAVHVVARVMRSVVLLSDKAEMEREIAKITKARADYDRAWAELEKFPASETGRQNRQKISSARDAARPVNNKVLELGMADKDDEAKVILFKEAIPATQKWQEALAENIAFQQAKSEKQYTEAEADYQQARTLLIAANALSFALAIVLGWLVTRSITSQLGGEPAAAAEVAKAVANGDLRMQIVVRPNDSTSMMLHLQKMQESLALVVRKVRLGSEGVSAASAEIAQGNNDLSSRTEQQASALEETAASMEELSATVQQNADSARQANQLAINASAVAVKGGSVVGQVVETMRGINDSSKKISDIISVIDGIAFQTNILALNAAVEAARAGEQGRGFAVVASEVRSLAGRSAEAAKEIKALISASVERVEFGSNLVDQAGVTMTEVVDAIQRVTDLMGEISAANNEQSSGVSQIGEAVVQMDQVTQQNAALVEQMAAAASSLKAQAQDLVRTVGIFKLGEEGATLLPAQAARLAPMQMARLA
- a CDS encoding DUF1801 domain-containing protein — translated: MTPFSNPEVQARFNAYPPGPRKRLLALRELVFRVAAATPGVGEIAESLKWGEPSYTTSNKAGSPFRMDWKEKSPDQVAMYFNCQTDLVEIFRTLFPQDFRFEGNRALVLALSSKAPEEELAFCIAAALIYRLKKREGKRAGIYREIGL
- a CDS encoding VOC family protein, whose amino-acid sequence is MTPKNTICIWYEGGAVEAATFYAKTFPDSAVGAVYYAPGDYPDGKQGNVLTVEFTVMGIPCLGLNGGPMFKHSEAFSFQVATDDQAETDRLWNAIVGNGGQESACGWCKDRWGLSWQITPRALMAAISDPNPAAAKRAFDAMMQMGKIDIATIEAARRG